In one Bacillus sp. PK3_68 genomic region, the following are encoded:
- the cyoE gene encoding heme o synthase, whose protein sequence is MRSDVKIDRSAQKASLAMPKQNLSKVLAETIKTGIIKSNLIAVFAGLALALYINGINPVEKLPEILLTIIGSALVIGAAGTFNNLYDRDIDSIMERTKKRPTVTGAIQLKPALMLGISMTLLGLALLAFASPLAALFGFLGLFLYVGPYTMWTKRQTIYNTEVGSISGAMPPLIGWAAITPDLMHLELLGLFVIMVFWQMPHFYAISIRKHDEYKAANVPMLPVVKGFKRTYVQTNMYLVALIAGSFLFMPLSIGIALVAFLLSGAWLVLSIIGYKKMSPEKWATTMFIFSLNHLTVLFVIIIVYCLIGTLFI, encoded by the coding sequence ATGCGAAGTGACGTGAAAATAGATAGAAGTGCACAAAAAGCCTCTCTAGCCATGCCAAAACAGAACCTATCCAAAGTTTTGGCAGAAACTATTAAGACAGGCATTATTAAATCAAATTTAATTGCTGTATTTGCAGGACTAGCATTAGCTTTATATATAAATGGCATAAATCCAGTAGAGAAACTTCCAGAAATTTTGTTAACCATCATCGGATCAGCGCTTGTCATAGGAGCAGCAGGCACCTTTAACAACTTATACGACCGTGATATTGACTCGATCATGGAACGAACAAAGAAACGGCCGACTGTTACCGGAGCAATCCAACTAAAGCCGGCACTCATGTTAGGTATTTCAATGACATTGTTGGGATTAGCGCTCCTTGCTTTTGCTTCTCCACTTGCTGCACTTTTTGGCTTTCTTGGTTTATTTCTCTATGTAGGACCGTATACGATGTGGACTAAGCGTCAGACCATTTATAATACAGAGGTTGGAAGTATTTCTGGGGCTATGCCGCCACTTATCGGCTGGGCTGCTATTACCCCGGATCTGATGCATCTTGAGCTCCTTGGTTTGTTTGTAATCATGGTTTTTTGGCAAATGCCCCATTTTTACGCAATCTCGATTCGCAAACATGATGAATACAAAGCAGCAAATGTTCCTATGCTCCCGGTTGTTAAAGGGTTTAAAAGAACCTATGTACAAACAAATATGTATTTAGTTGCTTTAATCGCTGGAAGCTTTCTTTTCATGCCTTTGAGCATCGGTATTGCTTTAGTAGCTTTTCTTCTAAGTGGTGCATGGCTTGTCTTAAGTATCATCGGTTATAAGAAAATGTCTCCTGAGAAGTGGGCAACTACAATGTTTATTTTCTCACTTAACCATTTGACGGTCCTATTTGTTATCATCATTGTGTACTGTTTGATTGGCACTTTATTTATTTAA
- a CDS encoding FAD-dependent oxidoreductase encodes MYDIAVIGAGPAGASAALFAAKAGKKTIVIDSDKGMTKRAWIENHYGVLEISGPDMVETGKKQAAKFGAEIVQATVSNIVKSENSLQIEADDKTYEANHVILATGVLTDLAQKVGVKTKPGTEPRIKTIIEVDSSGKTNINNIWAAGTVAGVSVHSIVTAGDGAKVAINVLSEMNGERYVDHDVLKG; translated from the coding sequence GTGTACGATATTGCTGTTATTGGCGCTGGTCCTGCTGGAGCAAGTGCGGCTTTGTTCGCGGCAAAAGCGGGGAAGAAAACAATTGTTATTGATAGTGACAAAGGGATGACAAAGCGAGCATGGATTGAAAACCATTATGGAGTCTTAGAGATTTCCGGTCCTGATATGGTTGAAACAGGAAAAAAACAAGCTGCAAAATTCGGAGCGGAGATTGTTCAAGCAACAGTTTCAAATATAGTTAAGTCAGAAAATAGCTTGCAAATCGAAGCAGATGATAAAACATATGAAGCCAATCATGTGATTTTAGCTACAGGTGTATTAACGGATCTTGCTCAAAAGGTCGGTGTAAAAACAAAGCCTGGGACGGAGCCGCGGATTAAAACCATTATAGAAGTAGATTCGTCTGGTAAGACAAATATTAACAACATTTGGGCAGCTGGCACTGTTGCAGGTGTCAGTGTTCACTCTATTGTTACGGCTGGAGATGGAGCAAAAGTAGCGATCAATGTTTTATCTGAAATGAACGGCGAACGTTATGTTGACCATGATGTATTAAAAGGATAG
- a CDS encoding MraY family glycosyltransferase yields MDLQLFLAFAVSFIAALIITPFVIKFAIKIGAVDKPNERKVHQTLMPRLGGLAIFIGVVAGFFAAGLYEERVATISIGALLIITLGILDDLYELSAKIKFIGQILIAILIVSSGLTIDFIMIPFINEKIQLGFLAYPFTVFWIVGITNAVNLIDGLDGLAAGISSIGIASIAILAAFSGKELILTLALIVLGSTLGFLRYNFHPAKIFMGDTGALFLGYVIAILSLLGLYKSVTLFSIVIPIIILGVPVFDTAFAIIRRIINKKPISAPDKSHLHHRILDLGLSHRNTVLVIYGFGIVFSVAAILLSSATLWASLAILLLLLAILHMIAELVGAVGERYKTFSKIYRKLSGRS; encoded by the coding sequence TTGGACTTACAACTTTTTTTAGCCTTTGCAGTGTCATTCATTGCGGCTTTAATTATTACACCTTTCGTCATTAAATTTGCGATAAAAATAGGAGCAGTTGATAAACCGAATGAAAGAAAAGTACATCAAACCTTAATGCCTAGATTAGGGGGTCTAGCCATTTTTATTGGTGTCGTTGCCGGCTTCTTTGCAGCGGGCTTATATGAAGAACGAGTGGCTACTATCAGCATAGGGGCATTATTAATTATTACGCTAGGGATTCTTGACGATTTATACGAACTGTCAGCTAAAATAAAATTTATTGGTCAAATTTTAATAGCCATACTCATTGTCAGTTCCGGTTTAACGATTGACTTTATTATGATTCCATTTATCAATGAAAAAATTCAGCTCGGATTTTTGGCGTATCCGTTTACTGTTTTCTGGATTGTGGGTATAACAAATGCAGTGAACTTAATTGATGGATTAGATGGGTTAGCAGCGGGCATTTCATCCATTGGTATTGCTTCCATTGCTATTTTGGCAGCTTTTTCTGGAAAGGAATTAATTTTGACTTTAGCTTTAATCGTTTTGGGAAGTACGCTCGGTTTCTTACGTTACAACTTTCATCCGGCCAAAATTTTCATGGGAGATACAGGAGCGCTTTTTCTCGGGTATGTTATTGCTATCTTATCTCTGCTCGGCTTGTATAAGAGCGTTACCTTGTTCAGCATTGTTATTCCAATTATCATTTTAGGTGTACCTGTATTTGATACAGCTTTTGCGATCATTCGCCGAATTATCAATAAAAAGCCCATTTCAGCGCCGGATAAATCTCATCTTCATCATAGAATTTTAGATTTGGGACTATCCCACAGAAATACTGTACTCGTTATTTACGGCTTTGGCATAGTTTTTAGCGTTGCGGCTATTCTTTTATCTTCAGCTACTTTGTGGGCTTCGCTTGCCATTTTACTTCTTCTATTAGCGATTCTCCATATGATTGCTGAACTCGTCGGAGCTGTCGGTGAAAGATATAAGACTTTTTCAAAAATATATAGAAAATTATCAGGTAGATCTTAA
- a CDS encoding FAD-dependent oxidoreductase, with protein MYYTTRVVLRVKNFDAIIVGGGLAGLSSGLELTSRGKSVLLLEQESVVGGRTSSYNLEGMDVESGFHRYIGYYTYLPKVLRKAGVDLSDIFMWEEKIHVRINDEKPLVLGMAPLLGMIKTIKGVVGNQKYLSLKDKWSLLSFFMNGLKDYVKKPGKMDHYSIKEYAAKHGVTDRAFHYLIVPLSSGIFFLPPDRYSAYVFFGLLAPALPRFYRMRIGAYLGGMTETMCQPIAEQIIKNGGTVQTDAKVQSLVVEDGKVKGVQMEDGEIYRANHTILAVTLYAAKQLLKPAFEKHNWFQPMFQLPLMPAVSFQIEMTEPALPIDVTTFAPFTCLSSFAEQSRTTFRASRGRLSIILSPPEKFLRLAPEETLKLVLEDAQKIGLDLEGKILSYRQVNHEYDFHSLEPGCQSLRPTQKTPVEGLILAGDYTRQPYFATMEGATLSGLKAASFIQ; from the coding sequence ATGTATTATACAACAAGAGTGGTGTTACGAGTGAAAAATTTTGATGCGATTATTGTCGGCGGCGGGTTAGCCGGATTGTCTTCCGGGCTTGAATTAACAAGTAGGGGGAAAAGTGTACTTTTGCTTGAACAGGAAAGCGTCGTCGGTGGAAGAACCTCTTCCTATAATTTAGAAGGAATGGATGTAGAGTCGGGGTTTCACCGCTATATTGGGTATTATACTTATCTACCGAAGGTTCTGCGAAAAGCAGGAGTGGATCTTTCCGATATTTTCATGTGGGAAGAAAAAATTCATGTTAGGATAAATGATGAAAAGCCTTTAGTGCTTGGTATGGCTCCTTTATTAGGAATGATAAAAACAATAAAAGGAGTAGTTGGCAATCAAAAATATCTATCGTTAAAGGATAAGTGGTCTTTGCTGTCCTTTTTCATGAATGGTTTAAAGGATTACGTAAAGAAGCCGGGCAAGATGGATCATTACAGCATTAAAGAGTATGCGGCAAAGCATGGTGTAACAGACAGGGCCTTTCATTATCTTATTGTTCCTTTAAGCTCTGGAATCTTTTTTTTGCCGCCTGATCGTTATTCGGCTTACGTATTTTTCGGTCTATTGGCACCGGCTCTTCCTAGATTTTACAGAATGAGAATTGGTGCTTACTTAGGGGGCATGACGGAAACCATGTGTCAGCCTATTGCTGAGCAAATTATCAAAAATGGCGGCACGGTTCAAACAGACGCTAAAGTCCAGTCCCTCGTTGTAGAAGATGGGAAAGTGAAGGGGGTTCAGATGGAGGATGGCGAAATATACCGGGCTAATCACACAATACTAGCGGTTACATTGTATGCTGCCAAGCAGTTGCTGAAACCGGCGTTTGAGAAGCATAATTGGTTTCAGCCGATGTTTCAGTTGCCGCTCATGCCCGCAGTCAGCTTCCAAATCGAAATGACCGAACCGGCTCTTCCTATTGATGTCACTACATTTGCTCCTTTTACGTGCCTGTCGAGCTTTGCTGAACAGTCTCGTACGACCTTTCGAGCTTCTCGGGGACGGCTATCAATTATATTAAGTCCACCTGAGAAGTTTCTCCGTCTAGCTCCTGAAGAAACCTTAAAGTTGGTCTTAGAGGATGCACAAAAGATCGGACTAGATTTGGAGGGCAAAATACTCAGTTATCGCCAGGTAAATCATGAGTATGACTTTCACAGCCTAGAACCGGGCTGTCAAAGCCTTCGGCCAACTCAAAAGACGCCAGTGGAGGGCTTGATTTTAGCTGGTGATTATACGAGACAGCCTTATTTTGCCACGATGGAAGGAGCAACGTTATCCGGGTTAAAAGCAGCGTCATTCATCCAATAA
- a CDS encoding phosphatase PAP2 family protein, whose product MRTFFFWISLLVFFLLSLTFKQPLLEKYDVAVMLFFERIRTGFLNNFFHLVTQMGSIKVLLPVAIVIAVLLAVKKKYHEAFFIMLVFWGARLANSLLKEFFARERPSFHSLVHEGSYSFPSGHTMNSTVLLGFLLYLFIYSLQIGKKYSTSWLLITIALVVLIATSRIYLGVHYLTDVIAGGCAGLLLLFLFIYLYELTARRENSIKKAIGSNE is encoded by the coding sequence ATGAGAACATTTTTCTTTTGGATTAGTTTGTTGGTATTTTTCTTACTATCTTTAACATTTAAACAACCTTTGCTCGAAAAGTATGATGTAGCGGTGATGTTGTTTTTTGAGAGGATACGGACAGGATTTTTAAACAACTTCTTTCATCTAGTTACCCAGATGGGTTCCATAAAAGTCCTTCTTCCTGTAGCTATTGTCATAGCAGTCCTACTGGCGGTTAAGAAAAAGTACCATGAAGCATTCTTTATTATGCTTGTTTTTTGGGGGGCCAGATTGGCAAACAGTTTGCTTAAGGAGTTTTTTGCGAGAGAACGCCCTTCATTCCATTCGCTAGTACACGAGGGAAGTTACAGCTTTCCAAGTGGGCACACAATGAATTCGACTGTATTGCTTGGATTTTTATTGTATTTGTTCATTTATAGTCTCCAAATAGGCAAAAAATATTCAACTAGTTGGCTGTTGATCACTATAGCATTAGTCGTTCTTATTGCCACAAGCCGGATCTATTTAGGCGTCCATTATTTAACGGATGTTATAGCTGGAGGATGTGCTGGTTTATTGCTTCTGTTCCTTTTTATTTACTTATACGAGCTTACAGCTAGACGAGAAAACTCAATAAAGAAAGCTATTGGCAGTAATGAATAA
- a CDS encoding PadR family transcriptional regulator: MSIQIFILSKLMEDNNYPYKLKKELSEPIPLDKLAGLTESKLYYHFEALAKQGLIETVEIIKEEHRPDKQVFAITSKGREELPKKIYKLFEKADAISDMLVGLANIKYVERHKVVDILENKLKNYIARWEHIADFKKHVSIEKDKEKLNEFIGGYVSTKAEHTIKWLEELIKRIQCGDI; encoded by the coding sequence ATGTCCATCCAAATTTTTATTTTGAGCAAATTGATGGAGGATAATAATTATCCTTATAAGTTGAAAAAAGAGCTTTCAGAGCCTATTCCATTGGATAAACTAGCTGGATTAACAGAGAGTAAGTTATACTACCATTTTGAAGCGTTAGCAAAACAGGGGTTAATTGAAACGGTTGAAATTATAAAAGAAGAGCATCGACCGGATAAACAAGTCTTCGCCATTACCTCTAAAGGCCGCGAGGAACTACCAAAAAAAATCTACAAACTATTTGAAAAAGCGGATGCCATTAGTGACATGCTAGTAGGACTCGCCAATATCAAGTATGTGGAGCGTCACAAAGTAGTAGATATACTAGAAAATAAACTTAAAAATTATATTGCTCGTTGGGAGCATATTGCGGATTTTAAAAAGCATGTTTCCATAGAAAAGGATAAAGAAAAGTTAAATGAGTTTATAGGTGGGTATGTTTCTACTAAAGCGGAGCATACAATTAAATGGCTTGAAGAGTTAATTAAGCGAATTCAATGCGGGGATATATAA
- a CDS encoding ABC transporter permease, which yields MKFTQFLKTKGAIAAIFMGIFYSIAMLGIFLPGYSAIPGNVDKLPIAIINEDTGAYGAKIADQLQENLPFKKIETNLTNSQALKDLEKNDLALVVHIPETFSADMQKGKTASSIDFTINEAGATVVSSTMKSVVTEINNQLSEQFSQQTAQGVLMNFNVPEKQAAELAKKIETAYVGNIVTVNKMPDGMNNNMLPMFLTMAGYVGAMIGAMQLVGAFKSSRGKASKTRLFLYVQLAALLIAVVSSFLAAGVAYLVNQPSGDLFFGLLGQQILNYMVCFNFTAILIFLVGEGGMVLNLPILLIQTLANGATLTRDMMYLPYKWMSYISPMYYSVQSYFANLYGSISPNPYIWSMIAVGAVALLINIAIVAFLHKSSAVDQQKTMTEAESAKTPAEIGI from the coding sequence CTTCTTGCCTGGTTATTCAGCAATACCAGGTAATGTCGATAAATTACCGATTGCCATTATCAATGAGGATACCGGTGCCTATGGAGCAAAGATTGCCGACCAGTTACAAGAAAATTTACCATTTAAGAAAATCGAGACTAATTTAACGAACAGTCAAGCGTTAAAAGACTTGGAGAAAAATGATTTAGCCTTAGTCGTACATATCCCTGAGACCTTCTCTGCTGATATGCAAAAAGGCAAAACGGCATCAAGCATCGATTTTACAATTAATGAAGCGGGAGCAACTGTCGTTTCATCCACTATGAAGTCCGTTGTTACAGAAATTAATAATCAATTAAGCGAACAGTTCTCGCAGCAAACCGCTCAAGGCGTTCTAATGAACTTTAACGTCCCTGAAAAGCAAGCTGCTGAATTAGCCAAAAAGATTGAAACAGCGTATGTAGGAAATATAGTAACAGTCAATAAAATGCCAGATGGTATGAATAATAATATGCTGCCCATGTTTTTAACCATGGCCGGTTATGTTGGTGCGATGATCGGAGCTATGCAATTGGTAGGCGCATTTAAGTCAAGCCGCGGAAAAGCAAGTAAAACACGATTATTCCTGTATGTACAATTAGCCGCATTATTAATTGCTGTTGTCTCATCCTTCCTTGCTGCAGGAGTAGCTTATTTAGTCAACCAACCGAGCGGTGACCTATTCTTTGGTTTACTAGGCCAACAAATTTTAAATTATATGGTATGTTTTAACTTCACAGCTATTTTGATCTTCCTGGTTGGCGAAGGCGGCATGGTATTAAACTTACCTATTTTGTTGATCCAAACATTAGCCAATGGCGCCACATTGACACGTGATATGATGTACTTGCCATATAAATGGATGAGCTACATTTCACCAATGTATTACTCGGTTCAATCGTATTTTGCGAATCTGTATGGCAGCATCAGTCCAAATCCGTATATCTGGTCGATGATTGCTGTTGGGGCAGTTGCCCTGTTAATTAACATAGCGATTGTAGCGTTTTTGCATAAATCATCAGCAGTAGATCAACAAAAAACAATGACGGAAGCTGAAAGCGCCAAAACCCCTGCTGAAATTGGCATATAG